Proteins encoded by one window of Rhodamnia argentea isolate NSW1041297 chromosome 6, ASM2092103v1, whole genome shotgun sequence:
- the LOC115749330 gene encoding uncharacterized protein LOC115749330, translating into MALHMLLLLNFLVAISSSTASDLLQNSDFESPPTGITASNATTPVLLMESNNIPSRSFGGIVFHVTSGLDVSLPDNSHGILLGRGGKINQMFRGDGETTDYVLTFTLAPGNEACPHNFTASEHQMILTLWFYKSSETCRVRCVTDESTDKNNIMLSNNGFEVGPAFLGNSNQGILLQEEPDQERLESLLQQWLTGSG; encoded by the exons ATGGCTCTTCATATGTTGCTCTTATTGAACTTCCTCGTGGCCATCTCAAGCTCAACTGCATCAG ATCTACTTCAGAACTCGGACTTCGAGTCTCCCCCGACCGGCATCACTGCCTCCAACGCCACCACTCCGGTCCTCTTGATGGAGTCCAATAACATACCCAGCCGGTCCTTTGGCGGCATCGTTTTTCACGTGACGTCCGGCCTCGACGTCTCTTTGCCCGATAACAGCCATGGGATTTTGCTTGGTCGAGGCGGTAAGATCAACCAGATGTTCAGAGGCGATGGAGAGACCACGGACTATGTTCTTACCTTCACTCTTGCTCCCGGGAATGAAGCGTGTCCGCACAATTTCACGGCG AGTGAACATCAAATGATCCTGACCTTGTGGTTTTACAAAAGCTCAGAGACCTGCAGAGTGAGATGTGTGACTGATGAGTCAACTGATA AAAACAATATCATGCTGTCAAACAACGGATTCGAAGTTGGTCCCGCATTCCTCGGCAACTCGAATCAGGGAATTCTGCTCCAAGAAGAACCAGATCAAGAACGGTTAGAGTCCCTCCTCCAGCAGTGGCTCACTGGCTCGGGATAG
- the LOC115749408 gene encoding ELMO domain-containing protein A isoform X1 translates to MSLVNTQQNYSAVRTLSVSAPSSSSSSSISRCSEGLAPSDNATCGAPAWIGKGLTCVCFKRKGTYERICFHLTPIQEERLKRLKCRMKVFFDASRRDHQDALRALWSATYPNEELQGLISDQWKKMGWQGKDPSTDFRGAGFISLENLLFFAKTFSISFQHLLEKQGGKRAAWEYPFAVAGVNITFMIMQMLDLDASKPRTFIRGVFLQMLSEDQWAFDLLYCVAFMIMDKQWLERNATYMEFNDVLKSTRAQLERELLMEEVLRIEDMPSYGLLC, encoded by the exons ATGAGCCTCGTCAACACTCAGCAAAATTACTCCGCTGTTCGCACCCTCTCGGTCTcagctccttcctcctcctcctcctcctcaatcTCCAGATGTTCTGAAGGTCTTGCTCCttcag ATAATGCAACTTGTGGAGCACCTGCCTGGATTGGGAAAGGCCTCACATGTGTTTGCTTTAAGCGAAAGGGGACATACGAACGCATTTGTTTTCACTTGACACCCATACAG GAGGAAAGGCTTAAAAGATTGAAGTGTCGTATGAAAGTATTCTTTGATGCTTCTAGGCGAGATCACCAG GATGCTTTGAGAGCTCTCTGGTCTGCTACATATCCCAATGAGGAACTACAAGGCTTAATATCTGATCAATGGAAAAAAATGGGGTGGCAAGGGAAGGATCCATCCACCGATTTCAG GGGGGCTGGATTCATTTCTTTAGAGAACCTGCTCTTCTTTGCAAAGACATTTTCG ATATCTTTCCAGCATCTGCTGGAAAAGCAAGGAGGAAAGCGAGCAGCATGGGAGTACCCATTTGCTGTTGCTGGTGTCAATATTACATTCATGATCATGCAAATGCTTGATCTCGATGCAT CAAAACCCAGGACATTTATTAGAGGAGTGTTTCTGCAGATGTTGTCAG AGGATCAGTGGGCATTTGATTTGCTATATTGCGTGGCTTTCATGATTATGGACAAACAATGGCTGGAAAGAAACGCGACATACATGGAGTTCAAT GATGTTCTGAAGTCTACTCGAGCCCAGCTAGAGAGAGAACTTCTCATGGAAGAAGTCTTGCGAATTGAAGATATGCCTTCGTATGGCCTTCTATGCTAG
- the LOC115749408 gene encoding ELMO domain-containing protein A isoform X2: MAMKVGDIRLFKHEAWGQVIVFITANEDNATCGAPAWIGKGLTCVCFKRKGTYERICFHLTPIQEERLKRLKCRMKVFFDASRRDHQDALRALWSATYPNEELQGLISDQWKKMGWQGKDPSTDFRGAGFISLENLLFFAKTFSISFQHLLEKQGGKRAAWEYPFAVAGVNITFMIMQMLDLDASKPRTFIRGVFLQMLSEDQWAFDLLYCVAFMIMDKQWLERNATYMEFNDVLKSTRAQLERELLMEEVLRIEDMPSYGLLC, translated from the exons ATGGCTATGAAGGTCGGTGACATCCGTTTATTTAAGCACGAGGCCTGGGGCCAAGTCATCGTTTTTATCACTGCCAATGAAG ATAATGCAACTTGTGGAGCACCTGCCTGGATTGGGAAAGGCCTCACATGTGTTTGCTTTAAGCGAAAGGGGACATACGAACGCATTTGTTTTCACTTGACACCCATACAG GAGGAAAGGCTTAAAAGATTGAAGTGTCGTATGAAAGTATTCTTTGATGCTTCTAGGCGAGATCACCAG GATGCTTTGAGAGCTCTCTGGTCTGCTACATATCCCAATGAGGAACTACAAGGCTTAATATCTGATCAATGGAAAAAAATGGGGTGGCAAGGGAAGGATCCATCCACCGATTTCAG GGGGGCTGGATTCATTTCTTTAGAGAACCTGCTCTTCTTTGCAAAGACATTTTCG ATATCTTTCCAGCATCTGCTGGAAAAGCAAGGAGGAAAGCGAGCAGCATGGGAGTACCCATTTGCTGTTGCTGGTGTCAATATTACATTCATGATCATGCAAATGCTTGATCTCGATGCAT CAAAACCCAGGACATTTATTAGAGGAGTGTTTCTGCAGATGTTGTCAG AGGATCAGTGGGCATTTGATTTGCTATATTGCGTGGCTTTCATGATTATGGACAAACAATGGCTGGAAAGAAACGCGACATACATGGAGTTCAAT GATGTTCTGAAGTCTACTCGAGCCCAGCTAGAGAGAGAACTTCTCATGGAAGAAGTCTTGCGAATTGAAGATATGCCTTCGTATGGCCTTCTATGCTAG
- the LOC115749408 gene encoding ELMO domain-containing protein A isoform X3, with product MSRVGRNNQNIFQDNATCGAPAWIGKGLTCVCFKRKGTYERICFHLTPIQEERLKRLKCRMKVFFDASRRDHQDALRALWSATYPNEELQGLISDQWKKMGWQGKDPSTDFRGAGFISLENLLFFAKTFSISFQHLLEKQGGKRAAWEYPFAVAGVNITFMIMQMLDLDASKPRTFIRGVFLQMLSEDQWAFDLLYCVAFMIMDKQWLERNATYMEFNDVLKSTRAQLERELLMEEVLRIEDMPSYGLLC from the exons ATGAGCAGAGTTGGCAGGAACAATCAGAACATCTTTCAAG ATAATGCAACTTGTGGAGCACCTGCCTGGATTGGGAAAGGCCTCACATGTGTTTGCTTTAAGCGAAAGGGGACATACGAACGCATTTGTTTTCACTTGACACCCATACAG GAGGAAAGGCTTAAAAGATTGAAGTGTCGTATGAAAGTATTCTTTGATGCTTCTAGGCGAGATCACCAG GATGCTTTGAGAGCTCTCTGGTCTGCTACATATCCCAATGAGGAACTACAAGGCTTAATATCTGATCAATGGAAAAAAATGGGGTGGCAAGGGAAGGATCCATCCACCGATTTCAG GGGGGCTGGATTCATTTCTTTAGAGAACCTGCTCTTCTTTGCAAAGACATTTTCG ATATCTTTCCAGCATCTGCTGGAAAAGCAAGGAGGAAAGCGAGCAGCATGGGAGTACCCATTTGCTGTTGCTGGTGTCAATATTACATTCATGATCATGCAAATGCTTGATCTCGATGCAT CAAAACCCAGGACATTTATTAGAGGAGTGTTTCTGCAGATGTTGTCAG AGGATCAGTGGGCATTTGATTTGCTATATTGCGTGGCTTTCATGATTATGGACAAACAATGGCTGGAAAGAAACGCGACATACATGGAGTTCAAT GATGTTCTGAAGTCTACTCGAGCCCAGCTAGAGAGAGAACTTCTCATGGAAGAAGTCTTGCGAATTGAAGATATGCCTTCGTATGGCCTTCTATGCTAG
- the LOC115749408 gene encoding ELMO domain-containing protein A isoform X4 encodes MSAINNATCGAPAWIGKGLTCVCFKRKGTYERICFHLTPIQEERLKRLKCRMKVFFDASRRDHQDALRALWSATYPNEELQGLISDQWKKMGWQGKDPSTDFRGAGFISLENLLFFAKTFSISFQHLLEKQGGKRAAWEYPFAVAGVNITFMIMQMLDLDASKPRTFIRGVFLQMLSEDQWAFDLLYCVAFMIMDKQWLERNATYMEFNDVLKSTRAQLERELLMEEVLRIEDMPSYGLLC; translated from the exons ATGAGTGCAATTA ATAATGCAACTTGTGGAGCACCTGCCTGGATTGGGAAAGGCCTCACATGTGTTTGCTTTAAGCGAAAGGGGACATACGAACGCATTTGTTTTCACTTGACACCCATACAG GAGGAAAGGCTTAAAAGATTGAAGTGTCGTATGAAAGTATTCTTTGATGCTTCTAGGCGAGATCACCAG GATGCTTTGAGAGCTCTCTGGTCTGCTACATATCCCAATGAGGAACTACAAGGCTTAATATCTGATCAATGGAAAAAAATGGGGTGGCAAGGGAAGGATCCATCCACCGATTTCAG GGGGGCTGGATTCATTTCTTTAGAGAACCTGCTCTTCTTTGCAAAGACATTTTCG ATATCTTTCCAGCATCTGCTGGAAAAGCAAGGAGGAAAGCGAGCAGCATGGGAGTACCCATTTGCTGTTGCTGGTGTCAATATTACATTCATGATCATGCAAATGCTTGATCTCGATGCAT CAAAACCCAGGACATTTATTAGAGGAGTGTTTCTGCAGATGTTGTCAG AGGATCAGTGGGCATTTGATTTGCTATATTGCGTGGCTTTCATGATTATGGACAAACAATGGCTGGAAAGAAACGCGACATACATGGAGTTCAAT GATGTTCTGAAGTCTACTCGAGCCCAGCTAGAGAGAGAACTTCTCATGGAAGAAGTCTTGCGAATTGAAGATATGCCTTCGTATGGCCTTCTATGCTAG
- the LOC115749427 gene encoding probable arabinosyltransferase ARAD1, which produces MYGKSIGLSLGLGFLLLLITYAIIIGSVDVRSYFFPLLQSPPGAASLRAKADSPPLRVYMYDLPRRFHVGMLHRHSTDESPVTAGNFPPWPRNTGLKKQHSVEYWMMASLVYDGGGGSGGREAVRVLDPESADVFFVPFFSSLSFNTHGHNMTDPETEIDRKLQIDLMEFLRQSKYWQRSGGRDHVIPMTHPNAFRFLREQVNASILIVADFGRFSKTMSNLNKDVVAPYVHVVESFLDDDTVDPYGLRPLLLFFRGRTVRKDEGIVRAKLAKILAGYDDVHYERSIATVESIKMSTQGMRSSKFCLHPAGDTPSSCRLFDAIVSHCVPVIVSDQIELPYEDEIDYSQFSIFFSVEEALTPGYMVAQLRLFPKERWIEMWKQLRTISHHYEFHYPPQKEDAVDMLWREIKHKLPRVKLAVHRNRRLKIPDWWGQRR; this is translated from the exons ATGTATGGCAAATCCATCGGTCTCTCTCTCGGTCTgggcttcctcctcctcctgatcACGTACGCTATCATCATCGGCTCCGTCGACGTCCGATCCTATTTCTTCCCTCTGCTGCAATCTCCTCCGGGCGCGGCCTCGCTCCGGGCGAAGGCGGACTCGCCCCCCCTCCGGGTCTACATGTACGATCTCCCCCGGAGGTTCCACGTGGGCATGTTACACCGCCACAGCACCGACGAATCGCCGGTGACCGCGGGGAACTTCCCCCCGTGGCCGCGCAACACCGGATTGAAGAAGCAGCACAGCGTGGAGTACTGGATGATGGCCTCGCTCGTctacgacggcggcggcgggagCGGCGGGAGGGAGGCGGTTAGAGTCTTGGATCCGGAATCGGCTGACGTTTTCTTTGTGCCGTTCTTCTCTTCGTTGAGCTTCAACACGCACGGCCATAACATGACGGATCCGGAGACCGAGATTGATCGCAAGCTGCAG ATTGACCTTATGGAGTTCTTGCGGCAATCCAAATATTGGCAGAGATCTGGAGGCAGAGACCATGTAATTCCTATGACACACCCAAATGCTTTCAGATTTCTTCGGGAACAGGTGAACGCATCTATTCTTATTGTTGCAGATTTTGGTCGCTTCTCTAAAACCATGTCAAATTTGAACAAAGATGTGGTGGCTCCATATGTACATGTTGTGGAGTCATTTCTAGATGATGATACTGTTGACCCGTACGGGTTGCGCCCCCTGCTTCTATTCTTCCGTGGGAGGACAGTCAGGAAAGAT GAGGGGATTGTTCgtgctaaattggcaaaaatattaGCCGGTTATGATGACGTTCATTACGAGCGCAGTATTGCAACTGTTGAAAGCATTAAAATG TCCACTCAAGGAATGCGTTCGTCGAAGTTCTGTCTGCATCCAGCTGGAGATACTCCATCATCATGCCGGCTTTTTGATGCCATTGTCAGCCACTGTGTTCCTGTCATCGTTAGTGATCAGATTGAGCTCCCATATGAGGATGAAATTGACTATTCCCAGTTCTCGATTTTCTTCTCAGTTGAGGAGGCACTTACACCGGGTTACATGGTTGCTCAACTGCGTCTGTTCCCAAAAGAGAGATGGATAGAAATGTGGAAGCAGCTTAGAACAATTTCCCATCACTATGAATTCCATTACCCCCCGCAGAAGGAAGATGCTGTGGACATGCTATGGAGAGAGATCAAGCACAAACTTCCCCGGGTCAAACTTGCTGTACATAGAAACCGGAGGTTAAAAATTCCAGACTGGTGGGGGCAAAGGAGATGA